Proteins encoded in a region of the Mucilaginibacter sabulilitoris genome:
- a CDS encoding DoxX family protein, whose translation MNSKTSKAIYWTGASLISLWFGASGFYELTRNPVVWDITVKLGYPPHFIYILGVAKLSGVAVLLTPNRLLRLKEWVFAGIFFDIIFAFFSKIVVLGFPATIDAIIAFTIISVTYLMFRKLHPATYVNAANSFNTHQM comes from the coding sequence ATGAACTCAAAAACATCAAAAGCAATTTATTGGACAGGGGCATCATTAATTTCATTATGGTTTGGTGCAAGTGGTTTTTACGAACTTACCAGGAACCCGGTAGTTTGGGACATTACGGTAAAATTAGGTTACCCTCCGCACTTTATTTATATTCTTGGCGTCGCCAAACTTTCGGGTGTAGCGGTACTGTTAACTCCCAACAGACTGTTGAGATTAAAAGAATGGGTATTTGCAGGCATCTTCTTTGATATCATCTTTGCCTTTTTCTCTAAAATTGTGGTGCTCGGTTTCCCTGCTACCATTGATGCCATCATAGCGTTTACCATTATTAGTGTTACTTACCTCATGTTCAGAAAACTGCATCCTGCCACCTATGTTAACGCTGCCAACAGCTTTAATACCCATCAAATGTAA
- a CDS encoding LLM class flavin-dependent oxidoreductase: MKKIGFLSFGHWSDHPAYNTRTAGDTLLQSIDLAVAAEELGLDGAYFRVHHFARQLGSPFPLLSAIGAKTSKIEIGTGVIDMRYENPLYMVEDAGAADLISGGRLQLGIGRGSPEQVINGWRYFGYEPAEGETNADMGRRKALEFLDKLEGAGFAQPNPYPMFSNPPGLLRLEPHSEGLRDRIWWGAGSNATAVWAAEQGMYLQSSTLKFDESGEPFHIQQAKQIRLYKAAWKKAVHEREPRVSVSRSIFALVSEQDRYYFGQQVKGADSFGYIEADKRAVFGRSYAAEPDQLIGELALDEAIQEADTLLLTIPNTLGVDYNVHVLSAILEHIAPALGWR; encoded by the coding sequence ATGAAAAAAATAGGATTTTTATCATTCGGACATTGGTCTGATCATCCTGCTTATAACACGCGTACGGCAGGCGACACCCTACTTCAATCCATTGATCTGGCTGTTGCTGCGGAGGAACTGGGTTTGGATGGTGCCTATTTCCGGGTGCATCATTTTGCGCGTCAGTTGGGGTCTCCGTTTCCTTTATTATCTGCGATCGGTGCGAAGACCAGCAAAATAGAGATCGGAACCGGCGTTATCGATATGCGGTATGAGAACCCGCTGTACATGGTGGAGGATGCGGGGGCTGCTGATCTGATCTCGGGGGGCCGTTTGCAACTGGGGATCGGCCGGGGTTCGCCGGAACAGGTGATCAACGGCTGGCGGTATTTTGGTTATGAACCTGCTGAGGGAGAGACCAACGCAGATATGGGACGCCGGAAAGCTTTGGAATTTCTGGATAAGCTGGAAGGTGCCGGGTTTGCGCAGCCAAACCCTTACCCGATGTTCTCGAACCCGCCGGGCTTACTACGTTTGGAACCGCATTCGGAAGGGTTACGGGATCGGATCTGGTGGGGTGCGGGTTCTAATGCAACGGCGGTATGGGCGGCGGAACAGGGTATGTACCTGCAAAGTTCTACCTTAAAGTTTGACGAAAGTGGAGAGCCATTTCATATCCAGCAGGCTAAGCAGATCAGGCTGTATAAAGCGGCCTGGAAAAAAGCCGTGCATGAGCGGGAACCGAGGGTTTCGGTGAGCCGCTCTATTTTCGCGTTGGTCTCCGAGCAGGACAGGTATTACTTCGGACAACAGGTCAAGGGGGCGGATAGTTTCGGTTATATTGAAGCGGATAAACGGGCGGTCTTCGGCAGGAGTTATGCGGCAGAACCGGATCAGCTGATCGGGGAACTTGCCCTGGATGAAGCGATTCAGGAAGCAGATACTTTATTGCTGACCATCCCGAATACCTTGGGTGTTGATTACAATGTACATGTGCTGTCGGCTATTCTGGAACATATTGCTCCAGCACTGGGTTGGCGATAG
- a CDS encoding AraC family transcriptional regulator — MKPHFYKVAHDLQCSFSANLRVQPNFGKLWHYHPELELHYVIKGKGVRFIGDNVSNFDENEMILLGENLPHTWRCKEEFYQSDPEIKTEAIVIQFLPEFIGKEFLSIPEALPFRQLFENARKGLYIKGQTKEHVLHLMKEAVSSSGMDRIIALLAIINELSQSNELVSIASSNTFYQSNAAESFRLNKIYTYTLANYKNALPLEEIANVANLSATSFCRYFKRVTNKSYHDFLMEIRISNACRLLIEDKLSIHAICFECGFGNLANFYRYFGRIKQTTPDKYRRTYLDRKNI; from the coding sequence TTGAAACCACATTTTTATAAAGTTGCACATGACCTGCAATGTTCTTTCAGTGCTAATCTTCGTGTACAGCCAAATTTTGGAAAATTATGGCATTATCATCCCGAACTGGAGCTTCATTATGTTATAAAAGGTAAAGGGGTAAGATTTATTGGGGACAATGTGAGCAATTTCGATGAGAATGAAATGATATTGTTAGGTGAAAACCTGCCCCATACCTGGCGATGTAAAGAGGAGTTTTACCAAAGTGATCCGGAAATTAAAACGGAAGCTATCGTTATTCAGTTTTTACCTGAATTTATCGGGAAAGAATTTTTATCCATTCCGGAAGCATTGCCGTTTCGCCAGCTTTTTGAAAATGCCAGAAAAGGACTATACATCAAAGGCCAAACCAAAGAGCATGTGCTTCACTTAATGAAAGAAGCGGTGAGTTCATCAGGCATGGACAGAATTATTGCATTGCTGGCTATCATTAACGAACTCTCCCAAAGCAATGAATTGGTGAGTATCGCATCGTCCAATACCTTTTATCAATCTAATGCTGCAGAATCATTCAGGCTTAATAAAATTTACACTTATACATTAGCCAATTATAAAAACGCCCTCCCGTTGGAAGAAATCGCCAATGTAGCCAACCTGAGCGCCACCTCATTTTGCCGTTATTTCAAAAGGGTTACCAACAAGTCTTACCATGATTTTTTAATGGAAATAAGGATAAGCAATGCCTGCAGATTACTCATAGAGGATAAGTTATCTATCCATGCGATATGTTTTGAATGTGGTTTTGGGAATTTAGCAAACTTCTACCGTTACTTTGGCAGGATCAAACAAACCACCCCCGATAAATACAGAAGGACATATCTTGACCGGAAAAACATTTAA
- a CDS encoding sodium:solute symporter, translating into MSNLHTLDILIIILYLVAMIGVGFYFSRKNKSSAQFTKASGKIPGWAIGLSIYATFLSSNTFLGVPGKAFGSNWNSYVFSISMPIAAWFATKYFIPFYRGTGSISAYSHLEHRFGKWARTYAVSCFLLTQLARMGSVFFGIAISLQALTSYSMASIMIVMGICIIIYTVLGGIEAVIWTEVVQGIIKTFGALLILYIIIQDIPGGIRKIVDIGLSQHKVSLGSFSPNLTESTFWVVLFYGFFINLNNFGMDQNYIQRYHTATSVKEASKSVWLCVYIYIPASLLFFIIGTSLFAYYQTHPDLLAQVKLTAAIEKLPSHSSGSKISAMSASLQPSDYGDKIMPDFMVKKIPVGLLGLIISAILSAAMSTISSSMNSSATVFSEDIYKRYFNKKSSEKQGIRVLYMGTTVFGLLGMATGLAMIGVKSVLDIWWELSGIFAGGMLGLFLLGMISKASKNTEAITATVIGALVIIWMTFPAIIPDRYAFLKSPFHKNMIIVIGTLSIFLVGVCISWIKAKITVKPA; encoded by the coding sequence GTGAGTAATTTACATACTTTAGACATTTTGATCATTATACTGTACCTAGTCGCAATGATCGGCGTGGGATTTTATTTTTCCAGAAAAAATAAAAGTTCGGCTCAGTTTACGAAGGCATCCGGAAAAATTCCGGGATGGGCCATCGGGCTATCCATCTACGCTACATTTTTAAGCAGCAATACCTTTTTAGGGGTGCCCGGCAAGGCATTCGGCAGTAACTGGAATTCCTATGTATTCAGTATTTCCATGCCGATAGCTGCCTGGTTTGCCACCAAGTATTTCATACCGTTTTATCGCGGCACGGGTTCTATCTCTGCCTATTCGCACCTGGAACACCGGTTTGGCAAATGGGCCAGAACTTATGCCGTATCGTGTTTTTTACTTACCCAGCTGGCCCGTATGGGTTCGGTATTTTTCGGTATCGCTATAAGTTTACAGGCCCTTACCAGCTATTCCATGGCATCTATCATGATCGTGATGGGTATATGCATTATCATTTATACAGTTTTAGGGGGTATTGAAGCCGTTATATGGACCGAGGTTGTTCAGGGCATTATCAAAACATTTGGCGCGCTGCTCATCCTGTATATTATCATACAAGATATACCCGGTGGTATCAGGAAAATTGTAGATATAGGTTTATCACAACACAAGGTAAGCCTGGGAAGTTTCTCGCCCAACCTCACCGAGTCTACTTTTTGGGTTGTTTTGTTTTACGGCTTTTTCATCAACCTGAATAATTTTGGAATGGACCAAAATTATATACAGCGGTACCACACGGCCACTTCGGTTAAAGAGGCATCAAAGTCGGTTTGGCTCTGTGTTTATATTTACATTCCTGCATCCTTACTCTTTTTTATAATAGGGACTTCGCTGTTTGCCTATTATCAAACACATCCTGATTTACTGGCCCAGGTCAAGTTAACCGCGGCTATTGAAAAACTGCCTTCGCACAGTTCAGGAAGTAAAATAAGCGCCATGTCGGCTTCCCTGCAGCCATCAGATTACGGGGATAAAATCATGCCCGATTTTATGGTTAAAAAGATTCCGGTAGGGCTTTTAGGGCTCATCATTTCGGCCATTCTCTCAGCAGCCATGAGTACCATCAGTTCGAGCATGAACTCCTCGGCCACCGTATTCTCGGAGGATATTTACAAAAGATATTTCAATAAAAAGAGTTCAGAAAAACAAGGGATACGTGTTTTATATATGGGCACCACGGTTTTCGGCTTGCTTGGCATGGCAACCGGACTCGCCATGATCGGTGTGAAAAGCGTACTTGACATCTGGTGGGAATTGTCGGGTATTTTCGCGGGTGGTATGCTGGGGCTGTTTTTGTTGGGTATGATCTCCAAAGCGAGTAAAAACACCGAAGCCATTACCGCAACTGTTATCGGTGCATTGGTTATCATATGGATGACGTTTCCGGCAATTATACCAGACCGATATGCTTTTCTTAAAAGCCCTTTCCACAAAAACATGATCATTGTTATTGGTACACTTTCTATTTTTTTGGTTGGTGTGTGTATAAGCTGGATTAAGGCTAAAATTACAGTTAAGCCGGCTTAA
- a CDS encoding glycerophosphodiester phosphodiesterase family protein, with protein sequence MKIFKAVAFIILTSSIFCTTSHAQTTRVDSLVKQLHQPLDKYIMVTAHRGDWRNAPENSLLGFKYAIAMGVDIIELDLNKTKDGVIVIMHDQTINRTTDGKGSPGDYTLAELKKFHLKNGLGRVTVNTIPTLEEVMQLIKGKVLVNLDKSYPYYNEAYQILKATGTLKQAIFKTAEDYETVRKQYPSIIDSITFMAVVDLDKPGAKQVIENYQRHIKPVAFELNFRTDTSAILKNNKFINKNGSRIWINSLWASLNAGHDDDTAVDLGNTENSWDWIIAHGATIIQTDRPHEMLQYLRKKGLHK encoded by the coding sequence ATGAAAATATTTAAGGCCGTTGCGTTTATCATTTTAACAAGTTCAATATTTTGTACTACAAGCCACGCGCAAACCACTAGGGTTGATAGCTTGGTAAAGCAGTTACATCAGCCACTCGACAAGTATATCATGGTAACCGCTCATCGCGGCGATTGGCGCAATGCTCCCGAAAACTCTTTACTGGGGTTCAAATACGCTATAGCTATGGGGGTGGATATTATTGAACTGGATTTAAACAAAACGAAAGATGGGGTGATCGTCATCATGCACGATCAAACTATTAACCGCACAACGGACGGAAAAGGAAGCCCCGGCGATTATACCCTGGCCGAACTAAAGAAATTCCACCTGAAGAACGGTCTGGGGAGGGTTACTGTTAATACCATACCAACCCTTGAGGAAGTGATGCAATTAATAAAGGGTAAAGTTTTGGTAAATCTTGATAAGAGTTATCCTTACTATAACGAAGCTTATCAGATATTAAAAGCAACAGGCACATTAAAACAAGCCATTTTTAAAACAGCCGAAGATTACGAAACAGTAAGGAAGCAATATCCATCAATTATTGATAGTATTACATTCATGGCTGTGGTTGACCTGGATAAACCCGGGGCCAAACAGGTTATCGAAAATTATCAGCGCCATATTAAACCGGTAGCTTTTGAATTGAACTTCCGTACAGATACTTCGGCAATCCTAAAAAATAATAAATTTATTAACAAAAATGGCTCCCGTATCTGGATCAATTCGCTGTGGGCCAGTTTAAATGCCGGCCATGATGATGATACTGCTGTTGACCTCGGAAATACTGAAAATAGCTGGGACTGGATTATAGCGCATGGTGCAACCATCATACAAACAGACAGGCCACATGAAATGCTGCAATACCTCAGGAAAAAAGGACTGCACAAATAA
- a CDS encoding DUF3748 domain-containing protein, with protein MQITEQRLTNGNYGHCLHNTQCFSPNDEWLVYDTRNDDTQIGSTGSIEIVNTRSGSVKEIYRTIKQSVFGPGVGAASFSPVCDTVVFIHGISNADQTRPYAFNRRTAVAIDINKPYEPIFLDARHITEPFTPGALRGGTHAHLWSGDGQWLSFTYNDYVMEELSTQPFKRTVGVMIPGYEVKVDHDHTMENHSGKMFSFIAANLSPSPQWGSDEIDIAFDEGWIGVNGYTRADQTHQNRAIAFQGKVYDLNGKSKAELFVIDLPDVFTKSALSGIQGTIHTPPQVPHDITQRRLTYTTNGIEGPRHWLRTTPDGMVIGFLNKDHHGIVQLFGISPNGGSTKQLTYVENPIQGPFNFSPDGKYAAFLSNNNVFITDIATGKSEQVTSHDHASKAIGSVSWSNKGDMITYNRYITNAHGTYLQIFLVRISW; from the coding sequence ATGCAAATTACAGAACAGCGATTAACCAACGGCAATTACGGCCACTGCTTACATAATACACAATGCTTTTCGCCAAATGACGAATGGCTGGTTTATGACACCAGGAATGATGATACTCAAATAGGCAGTACCGGGAGTATTGAAATCGTGAACACCCGATCTGGTTCAGTTAAAGAAATTTACCGCACAATAAAGCAGTCAGTCTTCGGCCCAGGGGTTGGTGCGGCAAGTTTTTCGCCCGTTTGCGATACAGTGGTTTTTATTCATGGTATCAGCAATGCTGACCAAACCAGGCCTTATGCATTTAACAGAAGAACTGCCGTTGCTATAGACATTAATAAGCCGTACGAGCCAATTTTTCTGGACGCACGTCATATAACCGAGCCGTTTACACCAGGCGCGCTGCGCGGCGGTACACATGCCCATTTATGGAGCGGAGATGGCCAGTGGTTAAGTTTCACCTATAATGATTACGTTATGGAAGAGCTTTCCACACAGCCCTTTAAAAGAACGGTAGGTGTTATGATCCCTGGCTATGAGGTAAAAGTTGATCATGATCATACGATGGAAAATCATAGCGGTAAAATGTTCAGTTTTATTGCGGCCAACCTATCACCATCCCCTCAATGGGGTTCAGATGAAATTGATATTGCTTTTGACGAAGGATGGATCGGGGTAAACGGCTATACCAGGGCCGATCAAACCCATCAGAACAGAGCGATTGCCTTTCAGGGTAAGGTTTATGACCTAAACGGCAAAAGCAAAGCGGAACTGTTCGTTATTGATTTACCGGATGTTTTTACCAAATCCGCTTTATCCGGCATTCAAGGCACCATCCATACACCACCGCAGGTTCCGCATGATATAACTCAGCGCAGGCTTACCTATACCACCAACGGTATAGAAGGCCCCCGCCATTGGCTGCGAACCACACCCGATGGCATGGTCATTGGCTTTTTAAATAAGGATCATCACGGTATTGTGCAGCTTTTTGGCATTTCGCCAAATGGCGGTAGTACAAAGCAGTTAACTTACGTTGAAAATCCCATTCAGGGGCCGTTCAATTTTTCACCGGATGGAAAGTATGCCGCCTTTCTTTCAAACAACAACGTATTTATTACTGATATAGCAACCGGCAAGTCGGAGCAAGTTACCTCTCACGACCATGCCTCGAAAGCAATAGGTAGCGTCAGCTGGTCAAATAAAGGTGATATGATTACTTATAACAGGTATATAACCAATGCCCATGGCACGTATCTACAAATATTTCTTGTCAGAATTAGCTGGTAA
- the ubiG gene encoding bifunctional 2-polyprenyl-6-hydroxyphenol methylase/3-demethylubiquinol 3-O-methyltransferase UbiG, whose translation MEKISTEVYKKIDNDLYNADGDIWWKPDTVLNLLKTSVNPCRVGYLNTVLTRLTINPEGMTALEVGSGGGILTEEICKLGFKTTGIEPSENSRNTAINHAKQSGLNIKYDQGFAENLPYPDQSFDCVVCCDVLEHVMDLPKVISEISRVLKPNGLFFYDTLNRTFVSKLVAIKIWQEWKRWAFMPPNLHNWDMFIKPEELKTLLAKNNLDWKEHRGSSPNVSIPTMLNYLRKRAKGVWTFAELGENFILVESNDMNILYMGYAVKK comes from the coding sequence ATGGAAAAAATCTCAACCGAAGTTTATAAAAAAATAGACAACGATCTTTACAATGCAGATGGCGATATCTGGTGGAAACCCGACACCGTACTGAACCTTTTAAAAACCAGCGTTAACCCTTGTCGGGTTGGCTATTTAAATACAGTACTTACCAGGCTAACCATAAATCCGGAGGGGATGACAGCTTTGGAAGTTGGCTCAGGCGGAGGTATACTTACCGAAGAAATATGCAAATTAGGCTTTAAAACAACAGGCATAGAACCTTCTGAAAACTCGAGGAATACAGCCATAAATCATGCTAAACAAAGTGGCTTAAACATAAAATACGACCAGGGTTTTGCAGAAAATTTGCCTTACCCCGATCAATCTTTCGATTGTGTGGTGTGTTGTGATGTGCTGGAACATGTTATGGATTTGCCTAAAGTAATTTCCGAAATATCAAGGGTACTAAAACCTAACGGATTATTCTTTTACGATACACTAAATCGAACTTTTGTTAGCAAATTGGTAGCCATTAAAATTTGGCAGGAATGGAAACGCTGGGCTTTTATGCCTCCAAACCTGCACAACTGGGATATGTTTATTAAGCCCGAAGAGTTAAAAACCTTATTAGCCAAAAACAATTTAGACTGGAAAGAACACAGAGGTTCATCTCCGAATGTTTCAATACCCACAATGTTAAACTATTTGCGAAAAAGAGCAAAAGGAGTATGGACCTTTGCTGAACTTGGAGAGAATTTCATTTTGGTTGAAAGCAACGATATGAATATTTTGTATATGGGCTATGCAGTGAAGAAATAG
- a CDS encoding SusC/RagA family TonB-linked outer membrane protein yields the protein MEYYIHEKNTTLKFLKILLLFFLPLRLFGQIAPQPTINSKLDGVVLDSLTKQPIPGAVIRIKGTTNTAAADLNGKFQLVTGQRFPYTLAISYIGYKTKEVIANGSPITIRLTETVNQLNDVVVVGYGTQKRSDITGSVASISKNILNQPAASFDNLLQGSVSGVAVTQNSGQPGSSATIRIRGGNSISFGNAPLYVIDGFIIYNNNDNVNIGSNGPSVNALSTINPSDIESIEVLKDASATAIYGSRGANGVVIITTRRGKKGTNNVNFNTYIGQQKVSKKLNLLNGSQWASLINDINLSDNVAKTYTDEQIAAFGAGSDWQSAALRNAPQYNGELSISGGDEKSRYLISGNYFKQDGTLLNTGFERYSGRVNLERNINDKFLVSANIFASRSKQDKLYGSGYNSIGFGGAFANLVNTSPIAPIRNSDGSFNTSNPFNATPTNPLQDITSTTNTAFLTRTLGNIAGEYKLLNDLTLKVTVGADLLNTTQNYYAPSYSASPAGSTNGYAAQGYASIGSGYANSWLNENTLTFNHTYADKHYLNILAGYTTQYEKAASSVAIAQKFPNDLTSFNNLSYAGVANLPTSTGRSSSLNSYLARVNYSFDHKYNVTLSERIDGSSKLGANNKWGFFPSVGLSWNVNKEHFLVNNKAVSNLKVRLSAGQTGNSEVPAYSSLATLAPTNYYLNSTLVTGIAPLQLANPDLKWETTTQYDAGFDLGLFDNRVSVVFDAYYKKTTDLLLNVPLPLYTGYASALENVGSVQNKGIELSLNTENIKTTGFSWKTNIVIAANRNKVLNLGSGVSSYFPLAPTGRQSPVIVKIGEPVGTFWGYKTNGLLTQADLTNKVPLLTGVPQQVGDTKYVDTNGDGTVTTDDRHSLGSAQPKFTGSVTNTFNYGRFDLSVYFQGSYGNKIFNLLQQTLERPTLSLNASATLLNRWSPSNPNGTVQRATNAPVPQITDRYVENGSYLRLKNVSLGYNFSGDLIKKLHAKQLRIYVSAQNLATITKYSGLDPEVNFYDNDNTKQGIDYGSYPAVRTFLAGLNVTF from the coding sequence ATGGAATATTATATCCATGAAAAAAACACTACCCTAAAGTTTCTTAAAATACTCTTACTGTTTTTTTTGCCGCTAAGGCTATTTGGCCAAATAGCACCTCAACCAACTATTAACTCCAAACTGGATGGCGTAGTACTCGATTCGCTTACAAAACAACCCATTCCAGGAGCGGTTATCCGTATAAAAGGTACTACCAATACTGCCGCTGCAGATTTAAACGGGAAATTTCAGCTGGTTACCGGCCAGCGTTTCCCTTATACTCTTGCCATAAGCTATATAGGTTATAAAACAAAAGAGGTTATTGCCAATGGCAGCCCCATAACTATACGCCTAACCGAAACCGTAAACCAGCTTAATGACGTAGTGGTTGTTGGCTATGGAACCCAAAAACGTAGCGATATCACCGGTTCGGTAGCATCCATATCAAAAAATATCTTAAACCAGCCGGCCGCGTCATTTGATAACCTGTTGCAGGGCTCGGTATCAGGGGTTGCGGTAACACAAAACTCGGGTCAGCCGGGTAGTTCTGCAACTATCCGTATAAGGGGTGGCAATTCTATATCATTCGGTAACGCGCCGCTTTATGTAATTGACGGTTTTATTATTTATAATAATAACGATAATGTAAACATTGGTTCAAACGGGCCGAGCGTAAACGCGCTTTCAACCATAAATCCAAGCGATATTGAATCAATAGAGGTGCTGAAAGATGCGTCGGCAACAGCTATATATGGCTCTCGCGGGGCTAATGGCGTGGTTATTATTACTACCCGCCGTGGTAAAAAGGGCACCAACAACGTAAATTTTAACACCTACATTGGTCAGCAAAAAGTATCTAAAAAGCTCAATCTGTTAAATGGTTCACAGTGGGCATCATTAATAAACGATATAAACTTAAGTGATAACGTAGCCAAAACCTATACTGACGAGCAGATAGCCGCCTTTGGTGCCGGGTCCGATTGGCAAAGCGCTGCTTTGCGCAATGCGCCGCAGTATAACGGGGAGTTATCCATTTCTGGAGGAGATGAAAAATCGAGATATCTTATTTCGGGCAATTATTTCAAACAGGACGGTACATTGTTAAATACCGGTTTTGAACGTTACAGCGGCCGCGTAAATCTGGAGCGAAACATTAATGACAAATTTTTGGTATCGGCCAATATTTTTGCCAGCCGCTCAAAGCAAGACAAGCTTTACGGCAGCGGTTATAATAGCATTGGCTTTGGCGGAGCTTTTGCCAATTTGGTAAATACAAGTCCAATTGCTCCAATCCGCAACAGCGACGGCAGCTTTAACACCAGCAACCCCTTCAATGCCACGCCCACTAACCCCCTGCAGGACATTACATCTACCACTAATACCGCTTTTCTTACCCGCACTTTAGGTAACATCGCGGGCGAGTATAAGTTACTTAATGATTTGACGCTGAAAGTAACAGTAGGAGCCGACCTGTTGAACACTACCCAGAATTATTATGCCCCATCATACAGCGCTTCGCCTGCAGGAAGCACCAATGGCTATGCGGCACAGGGTTATGCATCTATAGGATCGGGTTATGCCAATAGTTGGCTTAATGAAAATACATTAACATTTAACCATACTTATGCGGACAAGCATTACTTAAACATACTGGCCGGTTATACCACACAATATGAAAAGGCGGCCTCTTCAGTTGCTATTGCACAAAAGTTTCCGAATGATCTTACTTCATTCAACAATCTTTCTTATGCAGGCGTAGCTAATTTACCCACATCTACGGGCCGTAGTTCATCACTTAATTCATATCTGGCCAGGGTAAATTACTCTTTCGATCATAAGTATAATGTTACTTTATCTGAGCGTATTGATGGCTCATCAAAATTAGGAGCCAACAATAAATGGGGATTTTTCCCATCGGTAGGTTTGTCATGGAACGTGAATAAGGAACACTTCCTGGTCAATAACAAAGCTGTAAGCAACCTGAAAGTAAGGTTAAGCGCCGGACAAACCGGTAACTCTGAAGTGCCTGCCTATAGTTCATTGGCTACACTGGCCCCAACAAACTATTATCTTAACAGTACACTGGTTACAGGTATAGCTCCTTTGCAGTTGGCCAATCCCGATCTGAAATGGGAAACCACTACCCAATATGATGCCGGCTTTGATCTCGGTCTGTTTGATAACCGGGTAAGCGTGGTATTTGACGCTTACTATAAAAAAACCACCGATCTGCTGCTTAATGTACCTCTGCCGCTATACACTGGTTACGCCAGTGCGCTGGAGAATGTAGGTAGTGTTCAAAATAAAGGTATTGAGCTGAGCTTAAATACAGAAAATATCAAAACTACGGGTTTCTCCTGGAAAACTAATATCGTTATAGCAGCTAACCGAAATAAGGTACTTAATCTGGGTTCTGGCGTAAGCAGCTATTTCCCGCTGGCGCCAACAGGTCGTCAGTCGCCGGTTATTGTAAAAATAGGGGAGCCGGTAGGTACATTCTGGGGATACAAGACCAATGGTTTGTTAACTCAGGCAGATTTAACCAACAAAGTTCCGCTGCTTACGGGCGTGCCACAGCAGGTTGGTGATACAAAATATGTAGATACTAATGGCGATGGTACCGTAACAACCGACGACAGGCATAGCTTGGGTAGTGCGCAACCCAAATTTACAGGGAGTGTCACCAATACCTTTAACTATGGCCGCTTTGATTTGTCGGTATACTTCCAGGGGTCTTATGGCAACAAAATTTTCAACCTCTTGCAGCAAACGCTGGAAAGGCCAACGCTGTCTCTTAACGCTTCTGCAACACTGCTTAACAGATGGAGCCCCAGTAATCCTAACGGGACAGTGCAACGGGCAACTAATGCTCCAGTGCCTCAGATAACGGACCGGTATGTGGAGAACGGATCATACCTGCGGCTGAAAAATGTGTCACTGGGTTACAACTTTAGCGGCGACCTGATCAAAAAGCTACATGCTAAGCAATTGCGGATTTATGTTTCGGCTCAAAACCTGGCCACCATTACCAAATACAGCGGTCTTGACCCCGAGGTAAACTTTTATGACAACGATAACACCAAGCAGGGTATTGATTATGGAAGCTATCCCGCCGTACGAACATTCCTTGCAGGTTTAAATGTCACATTTTAA